Part of the Hevea brasiliensis isolate MT/VB/25A 57/8 chromosome 16, ASM3005281v1, whole genome shotgun sequence genome is shown below.
tatgattttaactttttaattttactaacttcaattttaattaattcactATTCAAACCATAAAGTAATTACtttataaattcacaatttatgcATGAATATAATTATCAACATAAAACGCAAGttgttataatttaataaaaattttcaccaaattttacGTCTATCTataataaatatcaaaattaataaagagcctataaataaaattatcaaattgaattatgaaataaaatgaaaaaaagaaaaagaagaatagTAATAGATAATGGGTGAGAAAGAAAATTGAGTTTTGAGTCTTAAATCTTAAGATCTTGAACTTATAGAGTGTATATATAAGCATAAGTAATTATGACTTgttattttgatggattaaaatatctatttaattaagagtttaaattatgaaatgcgtcaagaaaaataatttgaaattcaaatttcaaaaatttcaaattttgtacattttttttaaatctgtaaaaagataataaaataacaatataaaaaattttaatgtaaaattataaaaatctccCAATTGATTCACATTTAACATGAATCAATGTGGTCCATAAAGCACTACTCCTTCCAATGATGCCCATTTGATAGGATCAAATTTAGCATCTCTTTAATACACTACAAGACATTTTCGTTCGCTGTAAAGATGGGTGCAGATGCTGGTCTCATGCTCTCATCAGATTATTTTATTGTTATCAATTAAGAAATAATGGAGATATCTCACTTCCATAAATTGTATTAATAAAATTCAAACTTGAAGAAGCTAGCAAGCCAAATTAATAAAAGTGTCAGGAATCTTGAGCAAAATCACGAAGAAGCTGGCTAACCAAATTAATTAAACTCTGTTGGTTGGAAGACTAATAAATTGCTATAAAAAGACACCCGAAATCAACCCATAAAGCAGTGTTAGACAGAATAACCTTTGTCTTACGGGTTTCAGTATATGATTCTATGATAGTTTCAATACATATTCTATGATCTACACGTATATGAATCGGCTTTATCTCCACGCCACTGGGACATATGTGCAAGCATAAAATCAGGGACTCAGAGAAATCTCCCCTCAAATATATTAAAATGCAAGCACAAATAGTTATCATACTTGGGGCAAAGCcggcaataattaaaaaaaatttgaaaaatctaaatttattttagattatatacaactcaactcaactcaactaagcctttatcccaaaaatttagatTATATGATAAGAAATTATTAGATtggattgaatttaatttttaataataatttttaattaaattttaatttataaatataaaaatttgaatagttattgaatttttatatttatttaatgacAAGAAGTAAATTTAATgttgtaaattataaattattaagattCAATAGAAAATTTAGGAGGGTAATAGatgagaaataaaatttattatacatatttaagatttttttaataaatatatagaaaaattaatataaaaagatgagaaatcaattaattaaaaaataaaatttaatataccgattaaaaaatttttaaaactagTTGAGGGCCAAAACTAGGGGAAGGCCATGGCCGCCCCTCCGCCATTGGTCATACCTAGGCTAATcttaaaaactaaaataaaacGGCTTGTGGGTTCCACAAAAATTCTGCCAACCTTGTGTTAAGAGTCAGCTTCGTCGTAAACTCAAGGCCTACTTAGAATTGCCgttgaaattattatttaaaaaattattatttttagatatattaattaaaaaatattaaaaaataatttaaaattaaatataataaattttaattataaaaatattaaataataaaatatatatttttttaattattatttttaataacatttaaaataaaacttttattaaaaaaataattttaaactttCAAACGCGCATGCGGTTTGCTTGTTTGTTGGGATTGAGTCAGcttccatttttctttcttttagtttTTCAGAAAGAAATTCAAGACAGCACCATCCTGCACTAACAGAGAAGCTAAAAGTGGAGGGTGATTGGCGACCCATCCCACAACTAACGAACAATATTTTAATTTGAGGATAACGAGACAAAGCCATACCAATTTTATGAATGATATGGCGTCTAGTTCCCAAGGAGGGGAAGCTAGAGAGGAGAACGTACAATTGAACTATCTGTTTGGAATCAGATCAGCTttgctttttaattaaataaaaaaaaatataattgatCGTTTAAGGTAAATTTATGAtatgtttttttaattaattatgatttaattatgttaaaaaatatttaaaaaatatttaaaaattctgaatatattaaataatataattttaaaatcgtttagaaattaaattaaatttaattaattaatgcgtgtaatctaaaaaaataaaaataaaaacttatCATGTTATGTTGTAACAACAAAAAGACTAATAGAATTCATACAAATTAATCATCGCAAACTGGACTAATTAATTGTCCAGTGTTCATATATGTTAATCACAACTGAACAAAAGAATCATCAGCTCAATAATGATGCCGTTTATCaagtatttattttttaatattatgacTTCTGAAAGATACGAGGAGTAAATTTTTGTACGGTACCACGTAAACTTGACATTTCTTaattgtatatataaattataaggcGATTTGGGGTTTCAAAATAAGAGATGCTGTGATGGAAGAGGCAGCAGGCAGAAGTAGAGAAGAGAGGAAATGGGCAATAACAAGGgatggatttatggaagaagtaaaGACGTCAAGCTATATAGCTGCACCCATGGTGGCGGTTTCGGTGTTGCAGTATCTGCTGCAAGTTGTGTCGGTGGTGATGGTGGGACATCTTGATGATCAGCTCGCCCTCTCCGGCGTTGCCATTGCTACTTCCCTCACCAATGTTGTTGGATTCAGCCTTCTTGTGagtcttttttttcttcttttccttttggtTTCTTTTATTGAGACTAATGATTGTCCTTTCAATCTTGAACTTCTTGTCCTTTGTTCATTCATCCAAAAAAAGTCGCCTTTCTTCTTGCATTTGAACAAATAATGTTTACAATGTTATTCACTCTTGATCCCATGAGCGACTCAGTTTTTGGTCCTAACAATGCTTACAATATTATAACACAATTTATTCTATATTCAAgtacccaaaaaaaaaataataaataaaataaacttgATTACTTTTCATTTGCTTcgatttcttttttaaaaattgGATTTTGATTTCTACCATGTTGATGCAAACATATGATTGTGATGAACTTGTATAATTAAGCTCAATTACTCATTGAATCCTCCCGCAATTAAGATAATTATAATCTATCATTTATAAAAAGCACACTTAATTGATTGATGGGTCTCAATCCTGGTAAATTTTCCTATTTGAGCttctattctttttacacaatTACTTTTGGTTGATTGAAAACTGAGGCTGTAACTGTTAAGCAGTCAGGAATGGCAGGTGCATTGGAAACTCTATGTGGTCAAGCTTATGGAGCTGAACAATATCACAAGCTTGGAACCTACACTTACTCTGCTATAATCTCTCTGATCATGATTTGCCCTCCAATATGCCTGCCCTGGATTTTCATGGACAAATTACTTCCTCTCATAGGGCAAGACCCTTTAATCTCACATGAAGCTTGCAAATACTCAATATGGCTAATCCCTGCACTGTTTGGAAGTGCAATCCTTAAGCCTTTAACTCGATTTCTTCAGACACAAACTGTGATTCTTCCAATGCTTTTGAGCTCCCTTTTAATTCTATTTTTCCATACAACTGCCTGTTGGACTTTCATATTTAAGCTAGAACTAGGATACAAGGGTGCAGCTTTAGCCTTCGGTTTGTCGATTTGGCTAAACGTCTTTCTGCTTGGATTTTATGTGAAGTGCTCTTCAAACTGCGAGAAAACTCGAACGCCACTTTCGAGAGATGCATTTCTTGGTATTGGAGAGTTCTTTCGCTTGGGAGTCCCTTCTGCTGTAATGGTTTGGTAATTCTccttttgaaaaaaataataataaatcaagaaccttttttcttttttttctttttttccttctgCTGACATAAATTTTGTTCTAATGTCATTGTAGTCTTAAATGGTGGTCCATGGAGCTGCTAACGTTGCTTTCTGGTCTTTTACCAAATGCAAAATTGGAGACTTCTGTTCTTTCTATATGGTCTGCTTCATTTGTGCATTTCATCATATCTGCGTTAACAGATTGGAGAATTTTAAACAACATGCTAATTCTGATTCCCTTTTTTTCACAGCCTTACAATTTCCACATTGCACTTCACTATACCATATGGATTTGGAGCTGCAGCAAGGTGTTCCTCTTAACCTGATTTTTGCTACATATTTATTGATTTTGCAGTAAATTAATGAGGTCCATAATGTGTATCAACTCTAATCTTTGATGAAAAAAGACTAGTAATTTGGAATGAGAAAACCATAAGAAACTTAATCAATGTTTGTGTAAAAAAGAGAAACTTGATCAAAGGAGGTGTGCAGTGTGGGTGAAGAACATAACCATTTACTAGGTAGGACATTGAATTATGTTCATCTTTGCTGGGAAATTCCATTGATTGCTAAAACCAAAGCACAATTCTGTCTGTAGTACTCGAGTTTCTAATGAACTAGGCGCTGGAAATCCTCATTCAGCTCGATTGGCTGTGGTGGTGGCAATTTGTCTTGCTGGAGCAGAGGCAGTTATTGTAAGCACAAGTCTGTTTTTTTGCCGCCATTTCTTAGGATATGCTTACAGCAACGACAAGCAGGTTGTGGATTATGTCTCAATCATGGCTCCACTAATTTGCCTCTCTGTTATTATGGACAGTTTGCAAGCTGTCCTTTCTGGTTAGTTCAAGTACTTATTTCATTGCCTTTTAAATTGCTGTCAGAAACCTGATCCACAGACAAGGACGTCAAATCCTTATTAAGGAGGATTTGGGAAAATGTAggaatatgaatttttttccaaAAAAAGAAAACTATGTTTTGTCTTGTTTTGGCTCAGGTGTTGCTAGAGGGTGCGGATGGCAGCATATAGGAGCTTATATTAATCTTGGCGCATTTTACCTGTGTGGACTTCCAGTGGGTGCTGTGCTTGGCTTTGCTGCTCACTTAAGGGGAAAAGGACTTTGGATTGGAATAGTAGCTGGATCAATGGTGCAATCAACTCTTCTTTCTCTTATTACTGGCTCTACAAATTGGAAAAAACAGGTTCTCGTTCCAAATTCTCTTTCTTCTGATTTCTGCAgttatattatttactttgttgGATGTTAATGTTAGGTTTTAACCAACTTTATATGAAAATTTTGGTATCTCTTGCAGGTAAACAGGGCAAGGGAGAGGATTTTTCAGAGATGTTCTGTGGAGAATCAGGAAAACTGAGTAATGAATTTGCATGACGTTTGCGTACAGTCATTTCCTAtttcaaatttgaatttaattattaaaaattcttGTACCTAACTTTTTAAgcttatcataattttaaataagaTCACTATAATgtacatgtgtaaattgaatgagtgtataaattaaataataattctttgatttcaattcgattttaattttatttaattccaACTGTTCTACACCGATCTATGTGCTGCCATTACCGATACTTACAATATGACTATCAGTTTACTGatcttattataattttattattatttaaaaaaaaaaaaaaaaaaagctgtaaAATTTGTCGAGTAAAAGAAAAATCTTAAACTATGGGTTCAACATGATAAATTAATAGAAAGCCATGGGCTTTGCTTGAATTGAGCTATTCAACTCGAAATTGCAATGGGAAATTTGAAGCATGCAAATGTACATAATAATCAAGAAGTCTATTATTGTTTTCAAATAAGTACATACAATACGTCTGTCTAAATTAATATACCTTCGTAACAAGTGGACATAGTTACAACTCGAAAAAGAAGCTAAAGAAACACATACATATATTTTATTGTGTACTAATAAGGAGGCGGAGGCGAATGATAAGGTGGAGGAGgacctggtggtggtggtgcaaaAGGGTCTGGAGGTGGAGGACCAGGCGGCGGTGGTGCAGAAGGGTCAGGTGGTGGTGGAGGTGGATGATACAAACCTGGTGGTGGGGGAGCAAAAGGATCGGGTGGAGGTGGAGGGTGTGCAAAAGGTGGAGGTGGCATTGGAGGCCCTGGTGGAGGAGGACCGGGAGGAGGAGGAGGATGCCTGTGATGTGTCATTGGGCTTGAGATGAAATCGTGTTGCTCTGAAATGGAATTTAATGAGGAGTTTGGACATCCTTAAaaaggaaggaaaagaaaaaaaacaagGTTCATTGGACGAGTAGTTGTGAAGTGGAAAGGTGGTTCAAAGGCGTCACATTTCACAACAAACATAATATATTATCTGCCAATCCAACTTAATCCTTTCATAACACGTTATGATATTTCAACTTCGCTTCTTAAAAACAAAATGATCTAAttgtcacaaaatccataataatattaaatcatcataatgAGAATTTATGTGGACCCTAGTATCTTCCCCATAAGCACACGTATTTAACAGCAAGCATATACAATGTGTAGGCCTCATAGACCATTGAGTTTGATAACCCTCAACATgaaattttcttttgtaaatttgaTCTTAATTGCAACCAATGCTTAACGACTTTaatattattaacataaaaatttattagtatttataatatttaagcaATAGCCCTTATATATAaagattttatattttatttatggatgaatttcatatgaatttCATTGAAAATGCTagttagatttgaaatttaatgagaaataattaataataaagatGGAGAAAAAGATAACAATCAAACTGCAGGTTTcaacattaataataataataataataatagaaggaGATAaggataataattaaataaaaataaataaagtgaATGAAAAACAAGGCTAAATAAATGGATAAATAATCCCAGTCCTGCAGCTGCATTATATAACAAGAAAACCCAATCCAAGGATACAAGCCCATTATTCCAGAAATTTAAAGCCATGCCCAATGGAATAGGCCTGGTCTAAATTCGCCTTCCCGGAATTGCTCGACTcgcttcttttttaaaaaaaaaaatatatatatatatatatatatatatatatatatatatatatatatacacacacaataTCCCATTCATGTTAAAATCTCCTAGTGCAATGCTAAACAATTATTAGAatactaaaaatttttaattaataatattagagTTTAAACTTGTAAAGTCTCGAGTTTAAACTTCAATTAGAGTCAATTGgacaaaatatatattaattatatatgttattattatcaaattatcattagtaataaaatttttaatattaaaatatttatcttaataatattaaaattatctttaaattataaatttaatcttCAATTATAAATCAAaacctaataaaaaaaaattctatattGAGTGGATATTtacacgatatgatgcataagtcCTCCAaagttaacaaaaaaaaaaaaaaaatgcaggaCCTTCATGAGTTGATTATttagaaagaagaaaaataaaatccTTCACAGGTCATGGATTGTTAACGCAGCACTACTGGTGTAAATTATAAGAGCTTCTAGAAGTCCTTATGTTAATTCTATATAGGGCAGAGAATGATAGAACAAATACATGAGATGACTATGAAGAACCAGTGGACTAATGTTCTCTACATATACACCATTCCTTTTATATGTTCATCTAATCATTCGTATAAAGGAATATTTGTTCCATTGAAAATGCTTCTTTTAAGCGTCCCATTCTATTATTCCCAACAATATGGAAGGCACAACATATTTTTAAGGATGGCAATGGTTGGAGTATCTATCCTAATTGAATATTAAATTTaagatgaatttaaatttaaaaaataataaataattttaattaaattcaagaaTGAATATACATTAATATAtgcataataattaaataaacagaTGACAGTGATGagctttattgtattttattataaattatagaaTATACTTTTAAGTGAAATAATTGCCAATTAAATACGAAACATATTAAGATATGGGCATATATgatgagagggagagagagaggtgaCGAACTGAAATTCAAGTGGCGTGCTGTATTATTAATTAGATTCTAAAGAATGGAAGAAGGAAACATGATGCACCATTTCGATGGATGATTTCATGAATTCTCCACTTACCCATTACAATTCCATAAGCCTCCATAAATTGGATGTGATTTTGATTCTTTATCTTTTGAATATACCATCACATTGTCACTTGCCCTATGGAACTTTTTATATTGGCCGGTGGCACTCTATCCAAAAATTTACTTCTCTAATTAAgtattttattatgaaaattaaaattaattatcggTATTGATGAACTTTAGCTTCataacaataaaattatttttaaaattatgaattcaaaattaattatataaaaaaatagtattaattattagttttttattagaattaaaaaaaaaactatttatgCAGCCTAATATGGGCGGAATTTTTAAGTCCATTAACTTTCCCTCGCTTGTGTCCTGATTAATGATTGTGTAGATCACTCACTTTATGATCGAAGATATGCTTTTGTTAAAGCCTCTGGTGGGCTCTCTCTTAATTAAGCCTGAGCTGAGTTAATCCTCGCCAACTGGATCAGTGGTAACCTCTTTAGCGTGTAGGTCAGTGTACTAGATTGTCTCAAGTAAACCAGTCGAATAGACAATCCACTACAACGAATTGATCAAGAGTCGGCAACAGCTGACACAAAATGTTAGGGTTATTTCTACTCCAGGATAGCTTGATTAGATTTTCAAATGAACGTTTGTAATAGAGACAGTCCACTTGCAGAAGTTTTGTACATGTCAAGTAAACATTGGCTATTTAGTGCTATAAATAGAGGTCCTCCTCTAATATGAGATTAAGATTTTTACTTGGCCCTCATTCTGTCCCAATAAAATTCCTCCTAGGAAAAGTCATAGTAGAATTAAGCAATAGTAAAGTAGTCGTACTAAGCTAAAGAAAATTCATCCATTTACACCGACTCCAAATCTCTTAGTCATGTGTCAACACAACATACAACCATCAACCCTCGAAATATCATATATAATACATTAATTCATATGTGCTATATGTCATTTATTAGCAAATTGTTACCTATCTTGCATGGTGGGAAGTAATTCTAATTTTTAGCACAGTAAATTTTATTTGTAGataactttcttttttttataaactGTAAGAAACATTTGGTGATTAAAgagagtaaatttttttttaaaaaaagctaTTCTAAAATCACTTGACTTATTATTAAATCATTCCTTTTTGAGGGGAATTATTAAATCGTTTCttgatctaaaattttcttttcttttttggttATGAAAGAAAATTTACTTTATATAGGGCGGAAACAGTTCTCCCTTGTATGGAAGggttcaagaaaataaaataaaatagaaagcgtaatctttttttttttttttttttaataagccaATAATAAATAATGTTTTCATCTCATCATTTAAAATTTGGACATGCCTATAGAAAAACAAAAGTATAAACTATAATCAGATAGAAAATCCTaaaaaaaagggagaaataatAGTCTTTCTCATTGGCTTAAATATATTTCTATAAACATGATCtaagaaattaattttttgttttaaatCAGAAGAAAATTACAACACGGCCAGATTGCAAAAACCAGCACAAGGTCTGCAAAATAGGTAATTAACTACAGATACTAAAGTTTTGAGACCATTAAATGTAAGCCAGCCAGAGGGAAGAAGATAGCAGCTGCAAGAAATTAGGTTGTGCGCATATCGAAATCTTTTGCAGAAGTTCACTCACATGCAAGGATGGCTGCACTATTCCTCGCTTCTACGGCATATCTCATAGAACAATATCAAACAGCTTTCCACCAAAGCATTAAGAAAATCATGTAATTAGACAAAAATCACTTATTGaatcaaatatatataaataacaacaTTGCACTAAATTAAAGTTTTagtaataaattttcattttataataATGAGACACTATTCTTTTAAATGTGATTCATAGCATCTATCACTTCGAGGTCATGGGAAGAAATTTTTGGAGAAAGGATGAACGGGGAGATGTATATTATTAAACCCATATATATAATTAAGCATTTCTTCAGCACATTAGAAGCTATGTGACATACAATGAATCACTGGGACTTTGTTACATATACATGCTCACAGGCCTCAAAAATGGATCTGGGATTTCATCTTCATACACCGCAGCCATTCGGCTGGCCGCAAATTAACTCaataatcaagcgtctgccttaGGGTTAGGGTGCAGCAAATCAGAAGTTTAATCCCTATTCCTGTATTGCATTAGCATCCCCATTACACAATATTATCTCTTGTTATATCAAGAAATTGGGATCCTCAAACccctagttaattaaattaattatgcatTGATTTGATGATAAAATGGAGCAAATGAATGCCATTTCAATTTTGAAGCATCAAACGAGAGCAGTTGGTTATTAGTCCACATCTCTGATGTTAAAGTTTTCCTCTTCTTAATTAAGAACCCCAGCAATTAATTGCTATGTTATGGTATTCCTACCGCCCCAGacctgcaattttttttttcgacAGAAGCTGCATATATTGTTAAGAGGGACATGAAAAAAATGGACATTAAATTCGTGTTGCGAGAAGAAAGGCTAAGATAATTAGCTGATCAATGCTACATAAGTAGTGGAAAGAAACTGCATTAAAGAATATTAAAAATGAAGTGAGGGGCTGAAGGTGATGACAGAAGAATAGAGAGCACAAAGGAGTGAGATGCAAACTTTATGCATTTCATCATCATCTGTGCTCTCTATCTTCTGTCAACAACATCACCAGTGCctcctcatatatatatataaatcatgaTGAACATCAtatataaaagagagagagagagagagagagagagagagagagagctgtgGGTGGCTGGCTATGGAACTTCCAAAACCTGCATTAGGAGGACAAAGATTTGAAATTTGTTGAGGGAAGACTGAAGAGTAGAGTGGGAAGAGATTGTTGTGTGTTGTGTGTGAGAGTTTTGAAGGTTTGTTGATGAGAAAATTGACTCCCAAACACCTCTATTTATAGCAGGAAAACCGTGGCATATTGGCTGTGCCTatactttttacttttccatgaTATACTTGATGGAATAAAAGCTACCAAGATATATGGAATTCATCGTCCCTTACATTCAAATTATATACCAATCTCAGTAGCAGCAAATGAGGTAATTACTtatcatattttataattttttcaacTTTATGGGCTCATTTGCATAGCCTAATATTGGTCCATGTGTTCTTAATTTTTAGGGCAATATTCTAAATTTTAGACAGTAAAATTTACTTTGTAAAAGATGAAGATATTCCTAAAAACTCCGGAACTGCTATTAATTATACTTTGACTTCTCCATATCTGCTTCATCTTCTAAATAAACTAAGTTTAGATGATATGAGTTCTATTTCATTTTtgtatttaattaaacaatataataaaataatttaatagtgCTTTTTGAAAACTGTAtattcctttcaactgatcaatgCGCATGGCCTTTAGATTTGCCCTTGGACTAAAGAGTTCCCAAATCTGTTCTCTGCAAAACAGTTACCAAACGGATAATGGAGGAATGTATCTTGTGTATATATGATGTGTAGAAGTATATTTATCATGAAGAAAACGAAGTAAAAATGTGAGAATAATCATGTAATTGATATATGTAGTAGTCTTCATCCAAAAATAATCCCTGCCTTATCTATGGCGATGTTGggtaatgagagagagagagagaatatggCGTCAGCCGTCAGGGATTAGGCATTATGCGTGCAAGTTGCCAAGAAGCATGGAGAAGAAAGCAGAGTTCTGGAGAATCCCCAATCCCCAAGTCCTTATCTAATATTTTCTACCCCATTCCGGACATTTTTCCCCTCAACAGCTTGGGGCGGTGAGGCCTAATCTTCCACCTGGCTTTGCCCCGTAGCCTCTTCATCattcctcttttctttttttcctttttcaaagatgcttgaaggagcggaagcatgaaaaacatcagtttagatcattgaattcaaaattttttttcttttagagtcacatacatcatgcaagattcatttttatttatttgatttcaatgataaacagcatattaaaacacttttaatatattttgagatctacatttaccatttaagatttttagaattaatagattaattcattagaaccctagattaaatcaataacaagtgcactaaccttttgatacactgcagttgtgttttgcatctttgggatgcgtctaggacatcagatgttgtttCTTTAGCTTGTCCATAACAAGGTTACTAATgatagccccttgaacagcttctcaagtctttccaatcaattataaattcaggttttgccttttgagagattacagatgtgtacaggatactagaaacgatttccagcaattttaattcaagagaatgttggcaattctctttgaattgatgagagatgaagaagataatTAATTATACCAGAATTCTATTTTCACTAAATTTTAAATTATCCAATGCAAAAATACACActtaatttgtgaatttaattCAAGTATTTGGCTTTTTTTAAAATCTATATGAatgtacataataaataaaatattatttataaaatcaataaaatttagtTCATAGTACCAGGCCGTGATAAGAG
Proteins encoded:
- the LOC110659003 gene encoding protein DETOXIFICATION 2 — translated: MEEAAGRSREERKWAITRDGFMEEVKTSSYIAAPMVAVSVLQYLLQVVSVVMVGHLDDQLALSGVAIATSLTNVVGFSLLSGMAGALETLCGQAYGAEQYHKLGTYTYSAIISLIMICPPICLPWIFMDKLLPLIGQDPLISHEACKYSIWLIPALFGSAILKPLTRFLQTQTVILPMLLSSLLILFFHTTACWTFIFKLELGYKGAALAFGLSIWLNVFLLGFYVKCSSNCEKTRTPLSRDAFLGIGEFFRLGVPSAVMVCLKWWSMELLTLLSGLLPNAKLETSVLSICLTISTLHFTIPYGFGAAASTRVSNELGAGNPHSARLAVVVAICLAGAEAVIVSTSLFFCRHFLGYAYSNDKQVVDYVSIMAPLICLSVIMDSLQAVLSGVARGCGWQHIGAYINLGAFYLCGLPVGAVLGFAAHLRGKGLWIGIVAGSMVQSTLLSLITGSTNWKKQVNRARERIFQRCSVENQEN